One window of Colias croceus chromosome 6, ilColCroc2.1 genomic DNA carries:
- the LOC123692735 gene encoding rap1 GTPase-GDP dissociation stimulator 1-B: MDGPSAKKSTSFETLVIQNINNVNDLKAKLNEIIAAGKNYEFDVSSCLKSLLKSKDESIVLLSVQAVSEVAKCEDKRETYAQKEIIEPILSILTKELCIAKFELTKQCLRALGNLCCDCDVSRKIMLENNGVQILNNLLTNTLKVTEFDEIQILICKTLLNYAIGGQEFSDSLDKCGVVENCKNVLIAELKKDDMNDDLVSTVLLILSVINDNAPEFLYSDEINVAVLKVLKETTNVELSELCLEHLHSQVREHDTVKTLLAKEGGAQLVCVRLNHLLQRHEAGELSADDSQVEGIVKQACYLVILILTGDEAMPILYKDGVGEVYLTMVKWLDSPNHHLLGTALLAIGNFARQDDYCIQMMNDKIFDKLLDIFEVYHNLSIKQNSGETIPLEKSTLNQIQHASLSAIRNLSVPVANKRVSAVQGRAAPLLIKCLPNVDDHHVAYKLLAALRMLVDGQEGVARLVSSNKAALGAISRWGSAGEHAGAAGEAPRLLAWTVRHVASERHGDMLQVEGCILNLVNMLIAPHSVMQNEAILALTLLAIEILNYKHTDEYEKNFITHLIESEIGKHLSVLIETNCAKMPVEVAENLLAFLDVTSKCETILRDYNKTKVHNGLQKLVDTRKDFSEELRTCAFDIIKKISEGSE, encoded by the exons ATGGACG GGCCGTCAGCAAAGAAATCTACTTCTTTCGAGACTCTTGTTatacaaaacataaataatgtgaACGATTTAAAGGCAAAATTAAACGAAATTATTGCTGCCGGTAAAAACTACGAATTCGATGTTTCATCATGTTTGAAATCCTTATTAAAGAGTAAGGACGAATCTATCGTATTATTGAGTGTTCAGGCTGTATCAGAGGTTGCGAAATGTGAGGATAAACGTGAAACGTACGCACAAAAAGAAATTATCGAACCAATACTTAGTATTTTAACCAAAGAGTTGTGTATCGCTAAGTTCGAACTCACGAAGCAATGCCTTCGAGCACTAGGTAATTTATGCTGTGACTGTGATGTTTCAAGGAAAATCATGCTTGAAAACAATGGAGTACAAATATTGAATAACTTATTGACCAATACTTTAAAAGTGACTGAATTTGACGAGATCCAAATACTCATTTGTAAGACACTGTTGAACTATGCAATCGGAGGGCAGGAATTCTCAGATTCTTTGGACAAGTGTGGAGTTGTagaaaattgcaaaaatgtATTGATAGCTGAACTAAAGAAAGATGATATGAATGACGATCTTGTTTCTACAGTTCTTTTAATACTGAGtgtgataaatgataatgcaCCTGAATTCCTGTATAGCGATGAAATAAATGTGGCCGTGTTGAAAGTGCTGAAGGAAACCACAAATGTGGAATTGTCAGAGCTCTGTCTAGAACACTTGCATTCACAAGTGCGGGAACATg ACACAGTAAAAACCTTACTAGCCAAAGAAGGTGGTGCACAACTAGTGTGTGTGCGTCTCAACCATTTATTACAAAGACATGAGGCAGGAGAGCTGAGCGCTGATGACTCACAGGTGGAAGGGATAGTGAAACAAGCATGCTATTTGGTTATACTAATATTGACTGGAG ATGAAGCAATGCCCATTCTTTACAAAGATGGTGTGGGTGAAGTGTATTTAACAATGGTAAAATGGCTGGATTCACCAAACCATCATTTACTAGGAACGGCATTACTTGCTATCGGTAACTTTGCAAGGCAAGACGATTATTGCATACAAATGATGAACGATAAGATATTTGATAAGCTGTTGG atattttcgaAGTGTACCACAACctaagtataaaacaaaactctGGTGAGACAATCCCCTTAGAGAAGTCCACCCTTAACCAGATACAACACGCCTCTCTCTCCGCTATAAGGAACTTGAGTGTCCCAGTGGCTAATAAGAGAGTGTCTGCGGTGCAAGGCAGGGCCGCGCCCTTGTTGATAAAGTGCTTGCCGAATGTGGATGATCATCATGTTGCGTATAAACTCTTAGCAGCTTTGAGAATGTTGGTCGATGGACAGG AGGGCGTAGCGCGCTTGGTGTCCAGCAACAAAGCTGCGCTCGGCGCGATATCGCGCTGGGGCAGCGCGGGCGAGCACGCGGGCGCCGCGGGCGAGGCGCCGCGCCTGCTCGCCTGGACCGTGCGCCACGTGGCCAGCGAGCGGCACGGGGACATGCTGCAG gttgAAGGATGCATACTCAATCTAGTGAACATGCTGATAGCCCCGCACTCGGTTATGCAAAATGAAGCTATCCTGGCCCTAACGCTACTCGCTATAGAAATCCTCAactacaaacatacagacgaATACGAAAAGAACTTTATCACCCACTTAATAGAGTCGGAAATCGGCAAGCACTTGTCCGTTCTAATCGAGACTAATTGCGCTAAAATGCCGGTAGAGGTCGCTGAGAATTTGCTTGCGTTTTTGGATGTCACGTCAAAATGTGAAACTATCTTAcgcgattataataaaacgaaaGTACATAACGGGTTGCAAAAGTTGGTCGATACTAGAAAAGATTTTAGCGAAGAATTGAGAACGTGTgcttttgatattattaaaaagatatcTGAAGGGAGTGAATGA
- the LOC123692741 gene encoding uncharacterized protein LOC123692741, whose protein sequence is MFKGYPYPEPLPSSTSRYIRSPYKNIYQGINRRLKGDMDKRVYNKKFKYAAKPIGHHLYCEGVFDCIISRMAIETNGSIPIILRGGVGYKYFSVAIKAYPGEELSGTVRAYCPSPNVDGS, encoded by the exons ATGTTCAAAGGCTACCCTTACCCTGAACCGCTGCCTTCATCAACGTCTCGCTACATCAGATCaccatacaaaaacatttaccAGGGTATTAACAGACGGTTAAAAGGTGATATGGACAAGCGGGTATATAACAAAAAGTTCAAATATGCAGCTAAGCCGATCGGTCATCATTTGTATTGTGAAGGCGTGTTTGATTGtatt atttccCGCATGGCGATAGAAACAAATGGTAGTATTCCAATAATTCTTCGTGGTGGTGTTGGATATAAGTACTTCAGTGTGGCGATCAAAGCGTACCCAGGGGAGGAACTTTCTGGAACAGTTCGAGCTTATTGCCCGTCGCCTAATGTCGATGGATCATAA